A genome region from Glycine max cultivar Williams 82 chromosome 5, Glycine_max_v4.0, whole genome shotgun sequence includes the following:
- the LOC100787601 gene encoding uncharacterized protein, producing MKLEAVGGGCKYHPNNKQLPGVCPSCLRDKLLKLYDNSNPTYPLPCPPPPPPPYLFRGHRRHSSLVMDSASSMVSFNYGLEKSNSIAFASRSQAIDREVNGSNRGSKKRGIWSKLLKLTKKNTKETFMHSRTMREEKNWHF from the coding sequence ATGAAGTTAGAAGCAGTAGGAGGAGGGTGTAAGTACCACCCAAATAACAAGCAACTACCGGGTGTTTGTCCCTCATGCTTAAGAGACAAACTCTTGAAGCTCTATGACAACAGCAATCCAACTTATCCTCTCCCTtgtcctcctcctcctcctccaccttATTTGTTTCGTGGCCACCGCCGCCATAGTTCTCTCGTAATGGATTCTGCTTCTTCCATGGTTAGCTTCAATTATGGGTTGGAGAAGAGCAACTCCATTGCCTTTGCTTCAAGAAGCCAAGCCATAGATAGGGAAGTCAATGGGAGCAACAGGGGAAGTAAGAAAAGGGGTATTTGGTCCAAGCTGCTCAAATTGACCAAAAAGAACACCAAGGAGACCTTCATGCATTCCAGGACCATGAGGGAGGAAAAGAATTggcatttttaa
- the LOC102663777 gene encoding uncharacterized protein → MLTCLCLSFTHKPNLLAPTPLLLRARDLLHSRCVPREPQHRRPLTRRESRRRAQTVRRNAHKRRRHVELHALRLLAKRPSPTLQSTLPLHATPQRRFLELHHRRLRPKRRPPRRVPLLRRRVVQRRDPNVVSYTAMVDGYARVEGGIGRARALFEAMPRRNAVSLVVMINGLVENGLCEESWDVFVRMPQKNDVARTAMITGFCKEGKMEDARTLFQEIAFLGI, encoded by the coding sequence ATGCTCACTTGCCTTTGTCTCAGTTTCACTCATAAACCCAACCTTTTAGCCCCAACGCCACTCCTTCTTCGTGCTCGCGACCTCCTCCACTCACGATGCGTACCACGCGAACCTCAACATCGCCGCCCTCTCACGCGCCGGGAAAGCCGACGCCGCGCGCAAACTGTTCGACGAAATGCCCATAAAAGACGTCGTCACGTGGAACTCCATGCTCTCCGCCTACTGGCAAAACGGCCTTCTCCAACACTCCAAAGCACTCTTCCACTCCATGCCACTCCGCAACGTCGTTTCCTGGAACTCCATCATCGCCGCCTGCGTCCAAAACGACGACCTCCACGACGGGTTCCGCTACTTCGCCGCCGAGTCGTACAACGCCGTGATCCGAACGTCGTGTCGTACACCGCGATGGTGGATGGATACGCGAGGGTGGAGGGAGGGATTGGGCGCGCGAGGGCGCTGTTCGAAGCGATGCCTCGAAGGAACGCGGTGTCGCTGGTTGTGATGATTAATGGTTTGGTGGAGAATGGATTGTGCGAGGAATCGTGGGACGTGTTTGTGAGAATGCCGCAGAAGAATGATGTTGCGAGGACCGCTATGATTACTGGGTTTTGTAAAGAAGGGAAGATGGAAGACGCGAGGACTTTGTTTCAAGAGATCGCGTTTCTTGGAATATAA
- the LOC100788132 gene encoding protein SCAI isoform X3: protein MSEDANLALQTFRALVESADRKFGRVRDVPAYGGGASQQQQQHHAFQKVFKAYTRLWKYQQENRAKLVECGMKRWEIGEIASRIGQLYFGQYMRSSECRFLVEAYVFYEAILSRRYFQGSEPNAKDLGVRSKELRFYARFLLVSVILNRTEMVKHLVERFGALVEDCRTTFRETNFKEWRQVVTEINRFTKVDKGFSFRPMRYCATFDTHRASLPYVARFHAKRVLKFQDALLTSYHRNEVKFAELTLDIYRMIQCLEWEPSGVFYQKHTVKPKENGDIIDHSGASGIIDMNLTADMTDPTVPPNPRKASLYRPSVTHVIAVLATICEELPPDCVVLVYLSASGKAGLNNVSQVENFSGSSKYSRHKVLSQTSQGQNSEPSETQNNGKRELSYYDNYLWFGPKGNSGSNNLYPGDLIPFTRKPLFLIIDSDNSHAFKAGFTWG, encoded by the exons ATGTCCGAGGACGCGAACCTGGCTCTGCAGACGTTCCGCGCGCTGGTGGAGAGCGCTGACCGGAAGTTCGGCCGGGTGCGCGACGTGCCGGCCTACGGCGGCGGCGCGagccagcagcagcagcagcatcaCGCGTTCCAGAAGGTGTTCAAGGCCTACACGCGGCTGTGGAAGTACCAGCAGGAGAACCGTGCGAAGCTGGTGGAGTGCGGCATGAAGCGGTGGGAAATCGGCGAGATCGCGAGCCGAATCGGACAGCTGTACTTCGGGCAGTACATGAGGAGCAGCGAGTGCAGGTTCCTCGTCGAGGCCTACGTCTTCTACGAGGCCATACTCAGCAGAAGATACTTCCAGGGATCCGAACCCAACGCCAAAGATCTCGGAGTTCGCTCGAAGGAGTTGAGGTTCTACGCGCGCTTTTTGCTCGTTTCGGTTATTCTCAACCGCACCGAGATGGTTAAGCATCTCGTCGAACGCTTTGGGGCTTTGGTTGAGGATTGCAGGACTACCTTTCGG gAAACTAACTTTAAGGAATGGAGGCAAGTGGTGACAGAAATTAACCGTTTCACGAAAGTTGACAAGGGCTTTAGTTTCAGGCCCATGCGTTATTGTGCCACATTTGATACTCATCGAGCTTCTCTTCCTTATGTGGCTCGTTTTCATGCAAAgagggttttgaaatttcaagATGCACTGTTGACAAGCTATCATCGAAATGAG GTCAAGTTTGCTGAGCTTACATTGGACATCTATAGAATGATACAATGTTTAGAATGGGAGCCTAGTGGAGTATTCTACCAAAAACATACAGTTAAACCTAAGGAGAATGGTGACATAATTGATCATTCAGGAGCTTCCGGGATAATAGACATGAATCTTACTGCAGATATGACCGATCCAACTGTACCTCCTAATCCTAGAAAGGCTTCCCTGTACCGTCCATCTGTGACACATGTGATAGCA GTTTTGGCTACTATTTGTGAGGAGCTGCCACCAGACTGTGTTGTGCTAGTATATCTTTCAGCCTCAG GGAAGGCTGGTCTTAATAATGTCTCTCAGGTGGAGAATTTTAGCGGTTCATCCAAATATTCAAGACACAAAGTCCTCTCTCAGACTTCCCAAGGACAGAATTCTGAACCTTCCGAAACTCAAAATAATGGCAAGAGAGAACTGAGCTATTATGACAATTATCTGTGGTTTGGTCCCAAGGGAAATAGTG GTTCAAATAATCTCTACCCTGGTGATCTTATCCCCTTCACTAGGAAACCTCTTTTCCTGATTATTGACAGTGATAACAGCCATGCATTCAAGGCAG GTTTTACATGGGGCTGA
- the LOC100788132 gene encoding protein SCAI isoform X2, whose product MSEDANLALQTFRALVESADRKFGRVRDVPAYGGGASQQQQQHHAFQKVFKAYTRLWKYQQENRAKLVECGMKRWEIGEIASRIGQLYFGQYMRSSECRFLVEAYVFYEAILSRRYFQGSEPNAKDLGVRSKELRFYARFLLVSVILNRTEMVKHLVERFGALVEDCRTTFRETNFKEWRQVVTEINRFTKVDKGFSFRPMRYCATFDTHRASLPYVARFHAKRVLKFQDALLTSYHRNEVKFAELTLDIYRMIQCLEWEPSGVFYQKHTVKPKENGDIIDHSGASGIIDMNLTADMTDPTVPPNPRKASLYRPSVTHVIAVLATICEELPPDCVVLVYLSASGKAGLNNVSQVENFSGSSKYSRHKVLSQTSQGQNSEPSETQNNGKRELSYYDNYLWFGPKGNSGSNNLYPGDLIPFTRKPLFLIIDSDNSHAFKAELSQRTKLNGWKERTVANNSCLLTKRMANTASFWVIMILWFYMGLKGVKRLLYFFHL is encoded by the exons ATGTCCGAGGACGCGAACCTGGCTCTGCAGACGTTCCGCGCGCTGGTGGAGAGCGCTGACCGGAAGTTCGGCCGGGTGCGCGACGTGCCGGCCTACGGCGGCGGCGCGagccagcagcagcagcagcatcaCGCGTTCCAGAAGGTGTTCAAGGCCTACACGCGGCTGTGGAAGTACCAGCAGGAGAACCGTGCGAAGCTGGTGGAGTGCGGCATGAAGCGGTGGGAAATCGGCGAGATCGCGAGCCGAATCGGACAGCTGTACTTCGGGCAGTACATGAGGAGCAGCGAGTGCAGGTTCCTCGTCGAGGCCTACGTCTTCTACGAGGCCATACTCAGCAGAAGATACTTCCAGGGATCCGAACCCAACGCCAAAGATCTCGGAGTTCGCTCGAAGGAGTTGAGGTTCTACGCGCGCTTTTTGCTCGTTTCGGTTATTCTCAACCGCACCGAGATGGTTAAGCATCTCGTCGAACGCTTTGGGGCTTTGGTTGAGGATTGCAGGACTACCTTTCGG gAAACTAACTTTAAGGAATGGAGGCAAGTGGTGACAGAAATTAACCGTTTCACGAAAGTTGACAAGGGCTTTAGTTTCAGGCCCATGCGTTATTGTGCCACATTTGATACTCATCGAGCTTCTCTTCCTTATGTGGCTCGTTTTCATGCAAAgagggttttgaaatttcaagATGCACTGTTGACAAGCTATCATCGAAATGAG GTCAAGTTTGCTGAGCTTACATTGGACATCTATAGAATGATACAATGTTTAGAATGGGAGCCTAGTGGAGTATTCTACCAAAAACATACAGTTAAACCTAAGGAGAATGGTGACATAATTGATCATTCAGGAGCTTCCGGGATAATAGACATGAATCTTACTGCAGATATGACCGATCCAACTGTACCTCCTAATCCTAGAAAGGCTTCCCTGTACCGTCCATCTGTGACACATGTGATAGCA GTTTTGGCTACTATTTGTGAGGAGCTGCCACCAGACTGTGTTGTGCTAGTATATCTTTCAGCCTCAG GGAAGGCTGGTCTTAATAATGTCTCTCAGGTGGAGAATTTTAGCGGTTCATCCAAATATTCAAGACACAAAGTCCTCTCTCAGACTTCCCAAGGACAGAATTCTGAACCTTCCGAAACTCAAAATAATGGCAAGAGAGAACTGAGCTATTATGACAATTATCTGTGGTTTGGTCCCAAGGGAAATAGTG GTTCAAATAATCTCTACCCTGGTGATCTTATCCCCTTCACTAGGAAACCTCTTTTCCTGATTATTGACAGTGATAACAGCCATGCATTCAAGGCAG AACTTTCTCAGAGGACAAAGTTGAATGGGTGGAAAGAAAGAACCGTTGCCAACAATTCATGTTTACTTACAAAAAGAATGGCAAATACAGCATCCTTCTGGGTTATAATGATTTTgtg GTTTTACATGGGGCTGAAAGGGGTGAAACGGCTGCTCTATTTCTTTCACCTTTAA
- the LOC100788132 gene encoding protein SCAI homolog isoform X1, protein MSEDANLALQTFRALVESADRKFGRVRDVPAYGGGASQQQQQHHAFQKVFKAYTRLWKYQQENRAKLVECGMKRWEIGEIASRIGQLYFGQYMRSSECRFLVEAYVFYEAILSRRYFQGSEPNAKDLGVRSKELRFYARFLLVSVILNRTEMVKHLVERFGALVEDCRTTFRETNFKEWRQVVTEINRFTKVDKGFSFRPMRYCATFDTHRASLPYVARFHAKRVLKFQDALLTSYHRNEVKFAELTLDIYRMIQCLEWEPSGVFYQKHTVKPKENGDIIDHSGASGIIDMNLTADMTDPTVPPNPRKASLYRPSVTHVIAVLATICEELPPDCVVLVYLSASGKAGLNNVSQVENFSGSSKYSRHKVLSQTSQGQNSEPSETQNNGKRELSYYDNYLWFGPKGNSGSNNLYPGDLIPFTRKPLFLIIDSDNSHAFKVLHGAERGETAALFLSPLRPIFKNPSDVNSNNGSQFTFFLTAPLSAFCQMIGLSPNESDTDVYNEAENIIANALTEWEIILCSSTTMDLVWAQVISDPFLRRLILRFIFCRSVISFFCPPEESELYLPLCLPHLPSSVAPTSEAVRSAVVQLAMHFDVADSFHFTET, encoded by the exons ATGTCCGAGGACGCGAACCTGGCTCTGCAGACGTTCCGCGCGCTGGTGGAGAGCGCTGACCGGAAGTTCGGCCGGGTGCGCGACGTGCCGGCCTACGGCGGCGGCGCGagccagcagcagcagcagcatcaCGCGTTCCAGAAGGTGTTCAAGGCCTACACGCGGCTGTGGAAGTACCAGCAGGAGAACCGTGCGAAGCTGGTGGAGTGCGGCATGAAGCGGTGGGAAATCGGCGAGATCGCGAGCCGAATCGGACAGCTGTACTTCGGGCAGTACATGAGGAGCAGCGAGTGCAGGTTCCTCGTCGAGGCCTACGTCTTCTACGAGGCCATACTCAGCAGAAGATACTTCCAGGGATCCGAACCCAACGCCAAAGATCTCGGAGTTCGCTCGAAGGAGTTGAGGTTCTACGCGCGCTTTTTGCTCGTTTCGGTTATTCTCAACCGCACCGAGATGGTTAAGCATCTCGTCGAACGCTTTGGGGCTTTGGTTGAGGATTGCAGGACTACCTTTCGG gAAACTAACTTTAAGGAATGGAGGCAAGTGGTGACAGAAATTAACCGTTTCACGAAAGTTGACAAGGGCTTTAGTTTCAGGCCCATGCGTTATTGTGCCACATTTGATACTCATCGAGCTTCTCTTCCTTATGTGGCTCGTTTTCATGCAAAgagggttttgaaatttcaagATGCACTGTTGACAAGCTATCATCGAAATGAG GTCAAGTTTGCTGAGCTTACATTGGACATCTATAGAATGATACAATGTTTAGAATGGGAGCCTAGTGGAGTATTCTACCAAAAACATACAGTTAAACCTAAGGAGAATGGTGACATAATTGATCATTCAGGAGCTTCCGGGATAATAGACATGAATCTTACTGCAGATATGACCGATCCAACTGTACCTCCTAATCCTAGAAAGGCTTCCCTGTACCGTCCATCTGTGACACATGTGATAGCA GTTTTGGCTACTATTTGTGAGGAGCTGCCACCAGACTGTGTTGTGCTAGTATATCTTTCAGCCTCAG GGAAGGCTGGTCTTAATAATGTCTCTCAGGTGGAGAATTTTAGCGGTTCATCCAAATATTCAAGACACAAAGTCCTCTCTCAGACTTCCCAAGGACAGAATTCTGAACCTTCCGAAACTCAAAATAATGGCAAGAGAGAACTGAGCTATTATGACAATTATCTGTGGTTTGGTCCCAAGGGAAATAGTG GTTCAAATAATCTCTACCCTGGTGATCTTATCCCCTTCACTAGGAAACCTCTTTTCCTGATTATTGACAGTGATAACAGCCATGCATTCAAG GTTTTACATGGGGCTGAAAGGGGTGAAACGGCTGCTCTATTTCTTTCACCTTTAAGACCGATTTTCAAGAATCCCTCTGATGTAAATTCAAATAATGGAAGccaatttaccttttttttgaCTGCTCCTTTGTCAGCATTTTGCCAAATGATTGGTCTCTCCCCCAACGAGTCTGATACA GATGTCTACAATGAAGCAGAGAACATAATCGCTAATGCTTTGACTGAGTGGGAAATAATTCTTTGCTCATCAACTACCATGGATTTAGTATGGGCGCAGGTTATAAGTGATCCATTTCTAAGGCGGCTTATTCTAAG ATTCATATTCTGCCGATCCGTGATATCTTTTTTCTGCCCACCTGAGGAAAGTGAACTGTACCTGCCACTTTGTTTACCCCATCTACCGTCTTCTGTTGCACCAACGTCTGAAGCTGTGCGTTCTGCTGTTGTGCAACTTGCCATGCACTTTGACGTTGCTGACTCCTTTCACTTTACTGAAACATAA